The following proteins are co-located in the Sulfitobacter guttiformis genome:
- a CDS encoding endonuclease/exonuclease/phosphatase family protein produces MTHSLSCITWNIHRGRGSDRLVDPERILDVLSREVWHIGTDALILQEADAETDNQAGVVDPEKIERVTGLRHLQTARALRSTDTSHGFLGVVVYLHPDIVIERVQLVDLPGHCARGAVVADVKKAGIPVRLVATHLSLAQWLRVMQMRTLGQFLQRFDPRQTVVCGDLNEWRFWGGFAFGRAVTGLDLSGPALRSFPVRMPLLPLDRVLSTPEGHVSDAQVLDGTGIRAASDHRPLRASVTLGVATSAP; encoded by the coding sequence ATGACGCATAGCCTGTCCTGTATTACCTGGAATATACACCGCGGGCGCGGTAGCGACCGGCTCGTAGATCCAGAGCGGATTCTGGACGTACTGAGCCGCGAGGTCTGGCACATCGGGACCGACGCACTGATCCTCCAAGAGGCCGATGCAGAGACAGACAATCAGGCCGGTGTTGTAGATCCAGAAAAGATCGAAAGGGTCACGGGGTTACGTCATTTACAAACAGCACGCGCGCTCCGCTCGACGGACACAAGCCATGGGTTCTTAGGAGTTGTCGTCTATCTTCACCCCGACATTGTGATCGAGAGGGTTCAATTGGTCGATCTGCCGGGACATTGTGCGCGCGGTGCGGTGGTGGCCGATGTGAAAAAGGCAGGCATTCCTGTGCGGCTGGTGGCTACGCATCTGTCGCTGGCGCAATGGTTGCGGGTGATGCAGATGCGTACATTGGGACAGTTTCTGCAGCGCTTCGATCCGCGCCAAACAGTGGTTTGCGGCGATTTGAATGAATGGCGGTTTTGGGGCGGGTTCGCCTTTGGTCGTGCGGTCACGGGCCTCGATTTGTCGGGGCCTGCATTGCGCAGCTTTCCGGTACGGATGCCGCTGCTACCACTTGATAGGGTTCTGAGCACACCCGAGGGTCATGTCAGCGATGCACAAGTTCTCGACGGTACAGGCATCCGCGCAGCCTCAGATCACCGTCCGCTACGCGCGAGCGTCACTCTCGGGGTGGCCACATCCGCGCCATGA